GGCGCCACTCCAGCGCCTGCTCCAAAGCTGAAAAAGAAGTCGCCCGCGAAGAAGAAAGCCAAGGCCGAACGAGCCGAAGTCGGCGTTGGATAACGGTGTGATCTATAACTGGCCCGTGGCCGCTAACTGCCCGTACCAGAGGCCGGAGTCTTTGACGACTCGTTTCTGGCTGCGGTAATCCACATAAGTCAGCCCGTAGCGTTGGGTGTAACCATCCGTCCATTCGAAGTTATCCAACAGGCTCCATGCATGATAGGCACGCACCCTGGCTCCATCGTGAATGGCGCGCGCCAGCTCGCTCAAGTGCCCGCGAAAGAATGCTATTCTTCGCGTATCCGGCACATGCCCACCCTCAGCGTCGTAAGGAGTGTCGTTGTAACAACAGCCGCTCTCTGTAATTTCGATAATCGGCTTGTTGTATTCGCGGGTAATCTGCATCACTAAGTCATAAATTCCATGAGGATAGATTTCCAACCCAGCTTCAGTTAGTGGATGGTCGGTTGGCATAATCGCGTGAAAGCGCGTGTAGGGATCGCGCCCATTTGCATCCGGTGCGTCCGACTCCGTCTCGGTGCCAAATCGCGCCGGGCCTGCGGAGCCGGTGTTCTTAGCATCCGAAATAACTCGCCGGGTGTAGTAATGGAATCCAACCCAATCCAGCGGCGCCTTCATGATCTTGTCATCGCCGGCTTTATATCCCATCAGTTCAAATGGAGTTTCGCCCACAAACGCCTTCGGATACTCGCCTTTCATCGCGGCTTCGAGGAAATAGAGGTTATTCATGGCGTGGTAACGCGCAGTCGCCGCAATATCGGCTTCGCTGTCGGTCTTTGGATAACCCGGAGCCATGCTGTAGGCGCTGCCTACTGTTGCCTTGGAAGAAGCGGCTTTGATAGCTCGCGAACACTCGCCCTGCGCCAGCGCCACGGTGTGCGCGGCCTTGATAAACAGCCCATATTCGGCGCGGCCCGGCGGATGAATGCCGATTCCGTAACCATAGTAAGTAAAGGCCCACGGCATATTGAATGGAGCCCAAACAGCGATGCGGTCGCCGAGAGCTTTGGCTAAGATTCCGGCGTAATCAGCGAAGTAGCCGGCAAGATCGCGGTTGGGCCAGCCGCCACGGTCTTCGAGGCCTTGCGGCAGGTCCCAGTGATAGAGCGTGCAGAATGGCCGAATGCCCGCTTCCAGCAGAGCATCGACGTAGCGGCTGTAGTAATCCAGCCCCTTTGGATTGGCTGGGCCTGTGCCCGATGGCTGAATGCGCGACCAGGAGATAGAGAAGCGGCCGCTCTTCTGATTGAGTTGTTTCAGAATGGCGATATCTTCGCGGTATCGATGATAGGAGTCGCAGGCGACATCGCCGGTCGCTGCGCCTTTGATCTTGCCGACAGTATGCGTGTAGCGATCCCAGATCGATTCGGCCTTACCGTCCTCATCCCATGCGCCTTCGATCTGATAGGAAGCAGTCGCCATGCCCCAAAGGAAATCCTTCGGAAATTGCGCTCTGGATTCAGCGAAAGCATGGCGCGACAACAGCGAACCAGCGGCTAAGGCTGAAGAAGCGGCAAGAAAGCGGCGTCGATCCAGTTGATCAAGTTGATCCATGAAAACCTCTCCATGGATCGGGAATCTTAGCAGCGGTAGATAGCGTAGTCAAACGTTTTACTTAGGTCGCATGAAACTAGCTAGGCGATTTTGCGGAAGGTCAGGTTATAGCGATATGGACCAGTAAGTGGATGGCAGCCGGGTTTTAGCGGCTGTACGCCATGGAAGCGCATCCGCGATGGGCCTCCCCAGACGATCACGTCGCCATGTTCGAGCAGGATGCGGCGGGGCTTGTCGATGCGCTGCAGGCCGCCAAGCAGGAAGATGCATTCGAGCCCGAAGGAGACAGAGACGATTGGCTGCTGCAGGTCGCATTCGTGCCGGTCCTGATGCAAGCCGAGCTTGGTGCCTGCCTGATAGCGATTGACGTGGCAGGCATCTGGGCGAAAGCGCGGAAAGCCCGAGCGCACTGCGCACCGGATCGCGAAATCATAGAGCAATCGGGGCATGGGCGGCCATGAGAGGACGCGCTGGGGATTGTTCGGGTCCCAGCGGTTAGCGAAGGCGCGGGGATCGCCGCAATCTGTCACCATAACCCCCATCGGCAGACCACTTGGAGTTACAGCGTGGTGTAGAGGCGCTGCAGCGATGATGGTTTCGACTGCGGCGAAGAACTCCTTGTCCTCGGGGAGAGCCAATCCGCGCATCAGGACCGCGCCCGGAAAGACTTCCTCGTGTGTTGGCTCCACTTCGAGCTGGGAGAAGAGGTTCATCGCTTCACTCTTTAAGAATAAACCAAAAGGCGAAAATTAGGCGAAAATAATTTACGTCAGAGGATTCGTGATTTGAGGGCGGCCTGCTGCGTCCCCACGAAGTTCCTTCCGGACGGGCGGATATTGCGCGGATCAAGCGGGTCAAGAGGATCAATCTGTCGAGGTCTAGAACTGGAAAGCGGGGCCCGGCTTGCGGACAATCTATGATCTGGCCGCGGCTCTGGGCGTCACAATTTCAGAGCTTACGCCTGGGGTGAACTGAGCTACCGGACAGTCATCTTTTGCAGCTCATCCATTTCGCTGACTCGCAGGAAAACCGGGCAAAGAAATACTGCCAACCAGAACACACTTTAACCATAAATTACTGGAAAGTCATGGCCCTCTGGCTTTGGTGAGCGACCTAATAGGTCAGAGACCTAGCCTCCGCCGCCAAGAGACGGGATGCTCGACGAAGACGATGGCTGACTACCCGACCCTCAGGCGCATATATTTTTCTTCACAGCAATCCCGCTTACAGATATAGAAGGCGTTGCTCTGAAGAATCATGATTGATTTCAAGTCATGCTTTCCGCACATTGCGCATTGAACAACAGGTTCGGACGACCAGGCAAAGAAAGACTTCAGAACAGCATACAGTTCAGTCACGAGTACCCCCCTGATAGAGTTATTTCCCTCTAGCTTTGATGGGTGAGTCGAAATATTACATAGTTATGACAGTGTCGCGCAAGTGCTGATGTGATGACAGATTTGAGTTTCCTGTCGATACTCGGGTTATTCCCAGACGAGCATCTTGACCAACCATTCCTCGGTTCGCTTCTGGGAACACTCGCGCCTGCGAAACAGGACGAAATGCGGGACGGGCATCGTCGGGTGGAGTTCCCAGTTGCCGGGCTTTTGACGCGGCGTTAGCGGAGAATTTTCCTGTTGCGGCATTACAATTGGCGAAAGCTCTGAAAAATGTTCTTCGGGAGAT
This sequence is a window from Acidicapsa acidisoli. Protein-coding genes within it:
- a CDS encoding glycoside hydrolase family 1 protein codes for the protein MDQLDQLDRRRFLAASSALAAGSLLSRHAFAESRAQFPKDFLWGMATASYQIEGAWDEDGKAESIWDRYTHTVGKIKGAATGDVACDSYHRYREDIAILKQLNQKSGRFSISWSRIQPSGTGPANPKGLDYYSRYVDALLEAGIRPFCTLYHWDLPQGLEDRGGWPNRDLAGYFADYAGILAKALGDRIAVWAPFNMPWAFTYYGYGIGIHPPGRAEYGLFIKAAHTVALAQGECSRAIKAASSKATVGSAYSMAPGYPKTDSEADIAATARYHAMNNLYFLEAAMKGEYPKAFVGETPFELMGYKAGDDKIMKAPLDWVGFHYYTRRVISDAKNTGSAGPARFGTETESDAPDANGRDPYTRFHAIMPTDHPLTEAGLEIYPHGIYDLVMQITREYNKPIIEITESGCCYNDTPYDAEGGHVPDTRRIAFFRGHLSELARAIHDGARVRAYHAWSLLDNFEWTDGYTQRYGLTYVDYRSQKRVVKDSGLWYGQLAATGQL
- a CDS encoding alpha-ketoglutarate-dependent dioxygenase AlkB — protein: MNLFSQLEVEPTHEEVFPGAVLMRGLALPEDKEFFAAVETIIAAAPLHHAVTPSGLPMGVMVTDCGDPRAFANRWDPNNPQRVLSWPPMPRLLYDFAIRCAVRSGFPRFRPDACHVNRYQAGTKLGLHQDRHECDLQQPIVSVSFGLECIFLLGGLQRIDKPRRILLEHGDVIVWGGPSRMRFHGVQPLKPGCHPLTGPYRYNLTFRKIA